One segment of Syngnathus scovelli strain Florida chromosome 6, RoL_Ssco_1.2, whole genome shotgun sequence DNA contains the following:
- the parvb gene encoding beta-parvin isoform X4, giving the protein MSTSSQSAKSKKDESFLGRLGGTLVRRKKSKEVSDLHEEGKNAINAPMLPSGTNVHPEDTLLEENAERIMLDPTSRDDPKFKDLLKVLIDWINSELEEDRIIVKDLEEDCYDGQVLQKLFAIHCKNLVAIVYLLVSLAMHFQAAIRLPEHVSVKVVVVKKRDGLLQTALVNKELTSTTEMMMGRFERDAFDTLLDHAPDKLNVVKTSLITFVNKHLNKLNLEVTELESQFADGVYLILLMGLLEDYFVPLYNFFLTPENFDQKVHNVAFAFELMQDGGLKKPKARPEDVVNLNLKSTLRVLYNLFTNYKNSE; this is encoded by the exons ATGTCCACCAGCTCGCAGTCCGCCAAAAGCAAAAAAGACGAGTCTTTTCTAGGCAGACTCGGGGGCACTTTAGTCCGGAGGAAGAAATCCAAAGAAG TGAGTGACCTCCATGAGGAAGGCAAAAATGCCATCAACGCTCCAATGCTTCCTTCTGGGACAAACGTCCATCCCGAGGACACTCTGCTAG AGGAGAACGCCGAGAGGATCATGCTGGACCCGACCTCGCGAGATGACCCCAAGTTTAAAGATTTGCTGAAg GTGCTGATTGACTGGATCAACAGTGAGCTGGAGGAGGACAGGATCATCGTGAAAGACCTGGAGGAGGACTGCTATGACGGACAAGTGCTGCAGAAGCTTTTTG CCATCCACTGCAAGAACCTGGTAGCCATCGTGTATCTGCTGGTGTCGCTGGCCATGCACTTCCAGGCGGCCATCAGGCTGCCCGAGCACGTCTCCGTCAAGGTGGTGGTCGTCAAG AAGCGAGATGGCCTCCTGCAGACGGCCCTCGTCAACAAGGAGCTGACCAGCACCACCGA AATGATGATGGGGAGATTTG AACGAGATGCTTTCGATACGCTTTTGGATCACGCGCCTGATAAACTCAATGTGGTCAAAACG TCACTCATCACCTTTGTGAACAAGCACTTGAACAAGTTGAACCTGGAAGTCACTGAGCTGGAATCTCAG TTTGCTGATGGAGTTTACCTGATCCTCTTGATGGGGCTGTTGGAGGACTACTTCGTACCTCTGTACAACTTCTTCCTCACCCCAGAGAACTTTGACCAGAAG GTCCACAATGTGGCATTCGCCTTTGAGCTCATGCAAGATGGCGGCCTAAAAAAACCCAAAGCCAGACCAGAAG ATGTGGTCAACCTGAACCTCAAGTCCACCCTCAGGGTCCTCTACAACTTGTTCACCAACTACAAGAACTCCGAGTAA
- the parvb gene encoding beta-parvin isoform X2 — protein sequence MAGLLCGTKRKKPVSDLHEEGKNAINAPMLPSGTNVHPEDTLLEENAERIMLDPTSRDDPKFKDLLKVLIDWINSELEEDRIIVKDLEEDCYDGQVLQKLFEKLSGRKLNVAEVTQSEIGQKQKLQTVLEAVNELLRPHGWSIEWSVDSIHCKNLVAIVYLLVSLAMHFQAAIRLPEHVSVKVVVVKKRDGLLQTALVNKELTSTTEMMMGRFERDAFDTLLDHAPDKLNVVKTSLITFVNKHLNKLNLEVTELESQFADGVYLILLMGLLEDYFVPLYNFFLTPENFDQKVHNVAFAFELMQDGGLKKPKARPEDVVNLNLKSTLRVLYNLFTNYKNSE from the exons ATGGCGGGATTACTTTGCGGTACCAAGAGGAAGAAACCAG TGAGTGACCTCCATGAGGAAGGCAAAAATGCCATCAACGCTCCAATGCTTCCTTCTGGGACAAACGTCCATCCCGAGGACACTCTGCTAG AGGAGAACGCCGAGAGGATCATGCTGGACCCGACCTCGCGAGATGACCCCAAGTTTAAAGATTTGCTGAAg GTGCTGATTGACTGGATCAACAGTGAGCTGGAGGAGGACAGGATCATCGTGAAAGACCTGGAGGAGGACTGCTATGACGGACAAGTGCTGCAGAAGCTTTTTG AAAAGCTGTCAGGGCGGAAACTGAACGTGGCCGAAGTGACCCAGTCGGAGATTGGCCAAAAGCAGAAGCTCCAGACGGTTCTGGAGGCTGTTAATGAGCTGCTGCGTCCCCATGGCTGGTCCATTGAGTGGAGTGTTGACT CCATCCACTGCAAGAACCTGGTAGCCATCGTGTATCTGCTGGTGTCGCTGGCCATGCACTTCCAGGCGGCCATCAGGCTGCCCGAGCACGTCTCCGTCAAGGTGGTGGTCGTCAAG AAGCGAGATGGCCTCCTGCAGACGGCCCTCGTCAACAAGGAGCTGACCAGCACCACCGA AATGATGATGGGGAGATTTG AACGAGATGCTTTCGATACGCTTTTGGATCACGCGCCTGATAAACTCAATGTGGTCAAAACG TCACTCATCACCTTTGTGAACAAGCACTTGAACAAGTTGAACCTGGAAGTCACTGAGCTGGAATCTCAG TTTGCTGATGGAGTTTACCTGATCCTCTTGATGGGGCTGTTGGAGGACTACTTCGTACCTCTGTACAACTTCTTCCTCACCCCAGAGAACTTTGACCAGAAG GTCCACAATGTGGCATTCGCCTTTGAGCTCATGCAAGATGGCGGCCTAAAAAAACCCAAAGCCAGACCAGAAG ATGTGGTCAACCTGAACCTCAAGTCCACCCTCAGGGTCCTCTACAACTTGTTCACCAACTACAAGAACTCCGAGTAA
- the parvb gene encoding beta-parvin isoform X3, translated as MMTAKMSDLHEEGKNAINAPMLPSGTNVHPEDTLLEENAERIMLDPTSRDDPKFKDLLKVLIDWINSELEEDRIIVKDLEEDCYDGQVLQKLFEKLSGRKLNVAEVTQSEIGQKQKLQTVLEAVNELLRPHGWSIEWSVDSIHCKNLVAIVYLLVSLAMHFQAAIRLPEHVSVKVVVVKKRDGLLQTALVNKELTSTTEMMMGRFERDAFDTLLDHAPDKLNVVKTSLITFVNKHLNKLNLEVTELESQFADGVYLILLMGLLEDYFVPLYNFFLTPENFDQKVHNVAFAFELMQDGGLKKPKARPEDVVNLNLKSTLRVLYNLFTNYKNSE; from the exons ATGATGACCGCAAAGA TGAGTGACCTCCATGAGGAAGGCAAAAATGCCATCAACGCTCCAATGCTTCCTTCTGGGACAAACGTCCATCCCGAGGACACTCTGCTAG AGGAGAACGCCGAGAGGATCATGCTGGACCCGACCTCGCGAGATGACCCCAAGTTTAAAGATTTGCTGAAg GTGCTGATTGACTGGATCAACAGTGAGCTGGAGGAGGACAGGATCATCGTGAAAGACCTGGAGGAGGACTGCTATGACGGACAAGTGCTGCAGAAGCTTTTTG AAAAGCTGTCAGGGCGGAAACTGAACGTGGCCGAAGTGACCCAGTCGGAGATTGGCCAAAAGCAGAAGCTCCAGACGGTTCTGGAGGCTGTTAATGAGCTGCTGCGTCCCCATGGCTGGTCCATTGAGTGGAGTGTTGACT CCATCCACTGCAAGAACCTGGTAGCCATCGTGTATCTGCTGGTGTCGCTGGCCATGCACTTCCAGGCGGCCATCAGGCTGCCCGAGCACGTCTCCGTCAAGGTGGTGGTCGTCAAG AAGCGAGATGGCCTCCTGCAGACGGCCCTCGTCAACAAGGAGCTGACCAGCACCACCGA AATGATGATGGGGAGATTTG AACGAGATGCTTTCGATACGCTTTTGGATCACGCGCCTGATAAACTCAATGTGGTCAAAACG TCACTCATCACCTTTGTGAACAAGCACTTGAACAAGTTGAACCTGGAAGTCACTGAGCTGGAATCTCAG TTTGCTGATGGAGTTTACCTGATCCTCTTGATGGGGCTGTTGGAGGACTACTTCGTACCTCTGTACAACTTCTTCCTCACCCCAGAGAACTTTGACCAGAAG GTCCACAATGTGGCATTCGCCTTTGAGCTCATGCAAGATGGCGGCCTAAAAAAACCCAAAGCCAGACCAGAAG ATGTGGTCAACCTGAACCTCAAGTCCACCCTCAGGGTCCTCTACAACTTGTTCACCAACTACAAGAACTCCGAGTAA
- the parvb gene encoding beta-parvin isoform X1, producing the protein MSTSSQSAKSKKDESFLGRLGGTLVRRKKSKEVSDLHEEGKNAINAPMLPSGTNVHPEDTLLEENAERIMLDPTSRDDPKFKDLLKVLIDWINSELEEDRIIVKDLEEDCYDGQVLQKLFEKLSGRKLNVAEVTQSEIGQKQKLQTVLEAVNELLRPHGWSIEWSVDSIHCKNLVAIVYLLVSLAMHFQAAIRLPEHVSVKVVVVKKRDGLLQTALVNKELTSTTEMMMGRFERDAFDTLLDHAPDKLNVVKTSLITFVNKHLNKLNLEVTELESQFADGVYLILLMGLLEDYFVPLYNFFLTPENFDQKVHNVAFAFELMQDGGLKKPKARPEDVVNLNLKSTLRVLYNLFTNYKNSE; encoded by the exons ATGTCCACCAGCTCGCAGTCCGCCAAAAGCAAAAAAGACGAGTCTTTTCTAGGCAGACTCGGGGGCACTTTAGTCCGGAGGAAGAAATCCAAAGAAG TGAGTGACCTCCATGAGGAAGGCAAAAATGCCATCAACGCTCCAATGCTTCCTTCTGGGACAAACGTCCATCCCGAGGACACTCTGCTAG AGGAGAACGCCGAGAGGATCATGCTGGACCCGACCTCGCGAGATGACCCCAAGTTTAAAGATTTGCTGAAg GTGCTGATTGACTGGATCAACAGTGAGCTGGAGGAGGACAGGATCATCGTGAAAGACCTGGAGGAGGACTGCTATGACGGACAAGTGCTGCAGAAGCTTTTTG AAAAGCTGTCAGGGCGGAAACTGAACGTGGCCGAAGTGACCCAGTCGGAGATTGGCCAAAAGCAGAAGCTCCAGACGGTTCTGGAGGCTGTTAATGAGCTGCTGCGTCCCCATGGCTGGTCCATTGAGTGGAGTGTTGACT CCATCCACTGCAAGAACCTGGTAGCCATCGTGTATCTGCTGGTGTCGCTGGCCATGCACTTCCAGGCGGCCATCAGGCTGCCCGAGCACGTCTCCGTCAAGGTGGTGGTCGTCAAG AAGCGAGATGGCCTCCTGCAGACGGCCCTCGTCAACAAGGAGCTGACCAGCACCACCGA AATGATGATGGGGAGATTTG AACGAGATGCTTTCGATACGCTTTTGGATCACGCGCCTGATAAACTCAATGTGGTCAAAACG TCACTCATCACCTTTGTGAACAAGCACTTGAACAAGTTGAACCTGGAAGTCACTGAGCTGGAATCTCAG TTTGCTGATGGAGTTTACCTGATCCTCTTGATGGGGCTGTTGGAGGACTACTTCGTACCTCTGTACAACTTCTTCCTCACCCCAGAGAACTTTGACCAGAAG GTCCACAATGTGGCATTCGCCTTTGAGCTCATGCAAGATGGCGGCCTAAAAAAACCCAAAGCCAGACCAGAAG ATGTGGTCAACCTGAACCTCAAGTCCACCCTCAGGGTCCTCTACAACTTGTTCACCAACTACAAGAACTCCGAGTAA